The following are encoded together in the Poseidonibacter lekithochrous genome:
- a CDS encoding EAL domain-containing protein — MTSKEFKQLIIESKYYTKYEPILEKNSLAIFAYEALSKFDINNDTISTEEIFRKLHHNNKLFFELEKRNKQLQIENYDFRHKLFVNFDADIVVTDDQKKYWEKFLIEYKDKLVVEITENGSDDETSATIMKDFSTWLVDKNIDAALDDFAQDGSMFSFFIMNKCKYIKIDKSFIQQIRKNKNYLPYLEGILRTIRLNKQKSIIEGIETKEDLELVQNLNCDYIQGYYFNDYVRIV; from the coding sequence ATGACTAGTAAAGAATTTAAACAATTAATTATAGAATCAAAATATTATACAAAGTATGAACCTATTTTAGAGAAAAATAGTTTGGCTATTTTTGCTTATGAAGCTTTATCAAAATTTGATATTAACAATGACACTATAAGTACAGAAGAAATCTTCAGAAAACTACACCATAATAATAAACTTTTTTTTGAATTAGAAAAAAGAAATAAACAACTACAAATTGAAAATTATGATTTTAGACATAAATTATTTGTTAACTTTGATGCAGATATTGTTGTAACTGATGACCAAAAAAAATATTGGGAAAAGTTTCTGATTGAATATAAAGATAAACTTGTTGTTGAAATAACGGAAAATGGTAGTGATGACGAAACTTCTGCCACAATTATGAAAGACTTTTCTACTTGGTTGGTTGATAAGAATATTGATGCTGCATTAGATGATTTTGCACAAGATGGTTCAATGTTTTCTTTTTTTATAATGAATAAATGTAAATATATAAAAATAGATAAATCATTCATTCAACAAATTCGTAAAAATAAAAACTATTTACCATATTTAGAAGGTATATTAAGAACTATACGCCTAAATAAACAAAAATCAATAATAGAGGGTATTGAGACAAAAGAAGACCTAGAATTAGTTCAGAATCTAAATTGTGATTATATTCAAGGCTATTACTTTAATGATTATGTTCGAATTGTATAA
- the rpoC gene encoding DNA-directed RNA polymerase subunit beta': MSNNEKILEPIEIKELERPTDFSAFQLRLASPEKILSWSSGEVKKPETINYRTLKPERDGLFCAKIFGPVKDYECLCGKYKKMRYKGVVCEKCGVEVTSSKVRRHRMGHIDLVSPVAHIWMVSSLPTRIGTLLGVKLKDLERVLYYEAYIVSEAGEAFYDNEKTKKVSKFDILNEEQYRTISDLFEHTGFEADMGGQVVRDLLETLDLFELLTKLKEEMAGTKSEAKRKTIIKRLKVVENFINSGNRPEWMMLTQLPVLPPDLRPLVSLDGGKFAVSDVNDLYRRVINRNNRLKRLTELDAPEIIIRNEKRMLQEAVDALFDNGKTANAVKGANKRPLKSLSEIIKGKQGRFRQNLLGKRVDFSGRSVIVVGPTLNMDQCGIPKKMALELFKPHLMAKLEEKGYATTLKSAKRLIESETNEVWECLNEIVDEYPVLLNRAPTLHKLSIQAFHPVLIDGKAIRLHPLVCAAFNADFDGDQMAVHVPLSQEAVAEAKILMMSSMNILLPASGRAIAVPSQDMILGIYYLSLEKDGVKGEHKLFTGVNEARIALEMGQVDLHAKIRTKIDNKVIHTTVGRLIVHEILPEFVPLNLWNKILKKKDIGILVDYIYKHGGYEVTPKFLDNLKNLGFRYATDAGISVSIDDIRVPESKVGHIASSKKEVIEVQKQFGQGLLTEQERYNKIIDIWTEVNNKLGSEMMNLVEQDKNGFNSIYMMADSGARGSAAQIRQLSGMRGLMAKPDGTIIETPIISNFREGLNVLEYFISTHGARKGLADTALKTANAGYLTRKLIDVSQNVRITIEDCGTHEGIEITDISSGNELIEALEERITGRVIAEDIIDPISNEILFTEGTLITEEDAKVVADAEVKAVTIRTPLTCKVEHGLCSKCYGLNLGEQRKATPGEAVGVVAAQSIGEPGTQLTLRTFHVGGTASATQTERELRADKEGFIRYYNIKTYIDRDGKSIVANRRNAGILLVEPKINAPFKGNVTVETLHEEIILTLANGKDEKKYYLRKNDVAKANELAGVSGKIEGKLYLPYRDGIEVEENESIVEMIKDGWNVPNRIPFASELRVADGAPITSKITSGAKGTVKYYKLTGDYLERKEDIKAGYTVVEKGLFAVVVDGEGREALRHYIARGSKVELDDNVNVEKESMIAVPETTEQVVIAEWDPYSNPSIAEQEGIISFEDIIPGVTVSEQFDELTGTSKLVLNEYIPSGYKPTVLLATEDKDIIRYSLDPKTSLNVAEGQKVQVADVIGKTPKATQKSKDITGGLPRVSELFEARRPKSIAVLASFDGMVSFGKPLRNKSRIIITDEHGKKGEFLVEKSKQILVHEGEFVHAGEALTDGQTSPHDVLRILGEKALHYFIVSEVQQVYRSQGVNIADKHIEVITSQMLRQVSILDGGDTKFIIGDMISKKRFKIENERIIKLGGEPAIAEPLLLGITRAAVTSDSIISAASFQETTKVLTEAAISAKMDMLEDLKENVVIGRTIPVGTGLYKDKKIKFSYPDEQ; encoded by the coding sequence ATGAGTAATAATGAAAAAATATTAGAACCAATTGAAATTAAAGAATTAGAAAGACCGACAGATTTCTCGGCCTTTCAATTAAGACTTGCAAGTCCTGAAAAAATTCTATCTTGGTCATCTGGGGAAGTAAAAAAACCAGAGACTATTAACTATAGAACACTTAAGCCTGAAAGAGATGGTTTATTTTGTGCTAAGATTTTTGGACCAGTAAAAGATTACGAATGTCTTTGTGGTAAATACAAAAAGATGAGATACAAAGGTGTTGTATGTGAAAAATGTGGTGTTGAAGTAACTTCTTCAAAAGTTAGAAGACACAGAATGGGACATATTGATTTAGTATCTCCTGTTGCACACATTTGGATGGTATCATCTTTACCAACTAGAATTGGTACTTTATTAGGTGTTAAATTAAAAGACCTTGAGAGAGTATTATATTACGAAGCATACATTGTTTCTGAAGCTGGTGAAGCATTCTATGATAACGAAAAAACTAAAAAAGTTTCAAAATTCGATATCTTAAATGAAGAACAATACAGAACAATCTCTGATTTATTTGAACATACTGGTTTTGAAGCTGATATGGGTGGACAAGTTGTAAGAGATTTATTAGAAACTTTAGACTTATTTGAATTATTAACTAAGTTAAAAGAAGAAATGGCTGGAACTAAATCAGAAGCTAAAAGAAAAACTATTATCAAAAGATTAAAAGTTGTTGAAAACTTTATTAACTCTGGAAATAGACCTGAATGGATGATGTTAACTCAGTTACCAGTTCTTCCACCAGATTTAAGACCATTAGTATCTTTAGATGGTGGTAAATTTGCTGTTTCTGATGTTAATGACCTTTATAGAAGAGTAATTAACAGAAATAACAGACTTAAGAGATTAACAGAACTTGATGCACCTGAAATCATTATTAGAAATGAAAAAAGAATGCTTCAAGAGGCAGTTGATGCTTTATTTGATAATGGTAAAACAGCTAACGCAGTTAAGGGTGCTAATAAAAGACCTTTAAAATCTTTATCTGAAATTATTAAAGGTAAACAAGGAAGATTTAGACAAAACTTACTTGGAAAAAGAGTTGACTTCTCTGGTAGATCTGTAATTGTTGTTGGACCTACTTTAAATATGGACCAATGTGGTATTCCTAAGAAAATGGCTCTTGAGTTATTTAAACCACATTTAATGGCTAAACTTGAAGAAAAAGGTTATGCAACTACATTAAAATCTGCAAAGAGATTAATTGAGTCTGAAACTAATGAAGTTTGGGAATGTTTAAATGAAATCGTTGATGAATATCCAGTATTACTGAATAGAGCGCCAACTCTTCATAAACTTTCTATTCAAGCGTTCCACCCAGTTTTAATTGATGGGAAAGCTATTAGATTACATCCACTAGTTTGTGCTGCCTTCAATGCCGATTTCGATGGGGATCAAATGGCCGTTCACGTTCCATTATCACAAGAAGCTGTAGCTGAAGCTAAGATTCTTATGATGTCTTCTATGAATATTCTTTTACCTGCATCAGGTCGTGCAATTGCCGTACCTTCTCAGGATATGATTTTAGGTATTTACTACCTATCATTAGAAAAAGATGGTGTAAAAGGTGAACATAAATTATTCACTGGTGTAAATGAAGCTAGAATTGCTCTTGAAATGGGTCAAGTTGATTTACATGCAAAAATTAGAACTAAGATTGACAACAAAGTTATTCATACAACTGTTGGTAGATTAATTGTTCATGAAATTTTACCTGAGTTTGTACCTTTAAACTTATGGAACAAGATTTTAAAGAAAAAAGATATCGGTATTTTAGTTGATTATATCTACAAACATGGTGGATATGAAGTAACTCCAAAATTCTTAGATAACTTAAAGAACTTAGGTTTCAGATATGCAACTGATGCTGGTATTTCTGTATCAATTGATGATATTAGAGTTCCTGAATCAAAAGTTGGACATATTGCTTCTTCTAAAAAAGAAGTAATCGAAGTTCAAAAACAATTTGGTCAAGGTTTATTAACTGAGCAAGAAAGATATAATAAGATTATTGATATCTGGACTGAAGTTAACAACAAGCTTGGTTCTGAAATGATGAACTTAGTTGAGCAAGATAAAAATGGATTCAACTCTATTTATATGATGGCTGATTCTGGGGCTAGAGGTTCTGCTGCACAGATTAGACAGTTATCAGGTATGAGGGGTCTTATGGCAAAGCCAGATGGGACTATTATTGAAACTCCAATTATTTCAAACTTCCGAGAAGGTCTAAATGTACTTGAGTACTTTATTTCTACTCACGGTGCTAGAAAAGGTCTTGCGGATACAGCTCTTAAAACAGCCAATGCAGGGTACTTAACAAGAAAACTAATTGATGTATCTCAAAACGTTAGAATTACAATTGAAGATTGTGGTACTCACGAAGGTATTGAAATTACTGATATTTCTTCTGGTAATGAATTAATTGAAGCATTAGAAGAGAGAATCACAGGTAGAGTTATTGCTGAAGATATCATTGATCCTATTTCAAATGAGATTCTTTTCACTGAGGGTACTTTAATTACTGAGGAAGATGCAAAAGTTGTTGCTGATGCTGAAGTAAAAGCTGTTACTATTAGAACACCATTAACTTGTAAAGTTGAACATGGTTTATGTTCTAAATGTTATGGTCTTAACTTAGGTGAGCAAAGAAAAGCAACTCCTGGTGAAGCAGTTGGTGTTGTTGCCGCTCAATCTATTGGTGAGCCAGGAACACAGCTTACACTTAGAACTTTCCACGTTGGTGGTACTGCAAGTGCTACTCAAACTGAGAGAGAATTAAGAGCTGATAAAGAAGGTTTCATTAGATACTACAACATTAAAACTTATATTGACAGAGATGGAAAATCTATCGTTGCTAATAGAAGAAATGCTGGTATCTTATTAGTTGAGCCTAAAATTAATGCACCATTTAAAGGTAATGTTACAGTAGAAACTCTTCACGAAGAGATTATTTTAACTTTAGCTAATGGTAAAGATGAGAAAAAATACTACTTAAGAAAGAATGACGTTGCTAAAGCTAATGAGCTTGCAGGTGTATCTGGAAAAATTGAAGGTAAATTATACTTACCTTATAGAGATGGTATTGAAGTAGAAGAAAATGAATCAATCGTTGAGATGATCAAAGATGGTTGGAATGTTCCAAACAGAATTCCTTTCGCTTCTGAATTAAGAGTTGCTGATGGAGCTCCTATTACTTCTAAAATCACTTCTGGTGCTAAAGGTACAGTTAAATATTACAAATTAACTGGCGATTACTTAGAGAGAAAAGAAGATATTAAAGCTGGTTATACAGTTGTTGAAAAAGGTTTATTTGCTGTTGTTGTTGATGGTGAAGGTAGAGAAGCTTTAAGACACTATATTGCTAGAGGTTCTAAAGTTGAGTTAGATGATAACGTAAACGTTGAAAAAGAATCTATGATTGCTGTTCCTGAAACTACAGAACAAGTAGTTATTGCAGAATGGGATCCGTACTCGAATCCTTCAATTGCAGAACAAGAAGGTATTATCTCATTTGAAGATATTATTCCTGGTGTTACTGTTTCTGAGCAATTCGATGAATTAACTGGTACTTCTAAATTAGTACTTAATGAATATATCCCAAGTGGTTATAAGCCTACAGTTCTTTTAGCAACTGAAGATAAAGATATTATTAGATATTCATTAGACCCTAAAACATCATTAAATGTTGCAGAAGGTCAAAAAGTACAAGTTGCAGATGTTATTGGTAAAACACCAAAAGCAACTCAAAAATCGAAAGATATTACTGGGGGTCTTCCAAGAGTATCTGAGTTATTTGAAGCAAGAAGACCTAAGTCAATTGCTGTATTAGCATCATTTGACGGAATGGTTTCATTTGGTAAACCATTAAGAAATAAATCTAGAATTATCATTACTGATGAACATGGTAAGAAGGGTGAATTCTTAGTAGAAAAATCTAAGCAAATTTTAGTACACGAAGGTGAGTTCGTTCATGCTGGTGAGGCATTAACTGATGGTCAAACATCTCCTCATGATGTATTAAGAATCTTAGGTGAAAAAGCATTACATTACTTCATTGTATCTGAAGTACAGCAAGTATATAGATCTCAAGGGGTAAATATTGCTGATAAACATATTGAGGTTATTACATCTCAAATGTTAAGACAAGTTTCTATCTTAGATGGTGGAGACACTAAATTTATTATTGGAGATATGATCTCTAAGAAAAGATTTAAAATTGAGAATGAAAGAATTATTAAATTAGGTGGAGAACCTGCAATTGCTGAACCATTATTACTTGGTATTACAAGAGCGGCTGTTACATCTGATTCTATTATTTCTGCTGCATCATTCCAAGAGACTACTAAAGTATTAACAGAGGCTGCAATTTCAGCTAAAATGGATATGTTAGAAGACTTAAAAGAAAACGTTGTTATTGGTAGAACAATTCCTGTTGGAACTGGTCTATACAAAGATAAGAAAATTAAATTTTCTTATCCAGATGAGCAATAA
- the rpoB gene encoding DNA-directed RNA polymerase subunit beta yields MLNSLKSGNRLRVDFAKNPQQIEIPNLLQLQQNSYDTFLMIGQEERHTAGIEKVFKSIFPIHDAQNRITLDYLGSDVGKPKYDVRESMVRGLTYSIPLKINIRLTLWDLDEKTGEKIGVKDMKEQSLFIREIPLMTDRTSFIVNGVERVVVNQLHRSPGVIFKEEESNTADNKLIYTGQIIPDRGSWLYFEYDAKDVLYVRINKRRKVPVTILFRALGYSKEDIIKLFYPILNIKVKNNKFLTEFNPEDFTGRVEFDIKDEKGNLVLAAGKRLTARKANALAEGGLKLVEYPIELLMDRSTANTIFDPESGEVLFDALTNLDEIKLKKLLDLGFDNFDIANDLATGVDNSIINAFKQDAESLKLLKQTEQIDDENDLSAIRIYKVMRPGEPVTKEAAKEFVKKLFFDPERYDLTKVGRMKMNHKLGVNVPEYVTTLTYEDVIKTVQYLVKVKSGHGHIDDRDHLGNRRIRAIGELLANELHSGLIKMQKAIRDKMTTLSGTLEDIMPHDLVNSKMITSTITEFFTSGQLSQFMDQTNPLSEVTHKRRLSALGEGGLVKERAGFEVRDVHATHYGRICPVETPEGQNIGLINTLSTFSKVNDLGFIEAPYKTVKDGIVTDEIKYYTATQEEGLIIAPGSTKVDDNGKIIENLIEARQDGEIYLVEKAKVDLIDISSQMVMGVAASLIPFLEHDDANRALMGSNMMRQAVPLLKPNAPVVGTGLEKTVARDAWEAIKAKRGGVIEKADAKNIYVRGEDEDGAFIDHYTVNKNVRTNNNTSFGQRIGTKEGAIVEAGQVIADGPSMDNGELAVGVNACVAFMPWNGYNYEDAIVLSERLIEEDAFTSIHIYEKEVECRELKHGNEEITRDLPGVKEESITHLDSSGIIKVGTYIKPGMILVGKVTPKGEIKPTPEERLLRAIFGEKAGHVINKSLVTPTSMEGTVVDVKVFTKKGYEKDERAVAEIEAEKAELDVKHHDKLLMLDREEILKINDLLSKSPLAKDVEVEEVTYKSGENIPVDVLASVNRFAMKKVVASFDKEIEKKYNEIKEYFIKQKAQLRDDHEEKLQVLEHDDILPSGVIKQVKVYVATKRKIKVGDKMAGRHGNKGIVSNIVPQVDMPYLEDGSTVDVILNPLGVPSRMNIGQILEVHLGLVGKKLGAQIQDLFEAKKSDFIKELRAKMSEIASVAKLMGGKEFMDSLSDEDLIAYGQDWTKGVRFATQVFDGVKEDEFVKLFELAKIDSDGKTQLTDGKTGEKMKERVNVGYMYMLKLHHLVDEKVHARSTGPYSLVTQQPVGGKALFGGQRFGEMEVWALEAYGATNVLKEMLTTKSDDVEGRTRAYRAIANGENVPSSGVPETFFVLTKELKALGLDVEIFEEVENNE; encoded by the coding sequence ATGTTAAACTCATTAAAATCTGGTAATAGACTTAGAGTTGATTTTGCTAAAAATCCACAACAAATTGAAATTCCAAACTTATTACAACTTCAACAAAATTCTTATGATACATTCTTAATGATTGGACAAGAAGAAAGACATACAGCTGGAATCGAAAAAGTATTTAAATCTATTTTCCCTATTCACGACGCTCAAAACAGAATTACATTAGACTATTTAGGTTCTGATGTTGGTAAACCAAAATATGACGTTAGAGAGTCTATGGTTAGAGGTCTTACATACTCTATTCCTTTAAAAATTAATATTAGATTAACTTTATGGGATTTAGACGAGAAGACTGGTGAAAAAATTGGTGTTAAAGATATGAAAGAACAATCTTTATTCATCAGAGAAATTCCTTTAATGACTGATAGAACTTCATTTATTGTTAACGGTGTAGAAAGAGTAGTTGTAAACCAATTACACAGATCTCCAGGTGTTATCTTTAAAGAAGAAGAATCAAATACTGCTGACAATAAACTTATCTATACTGGTCAAATTATTCCAGATAGAGGTTCTTGGTTATACTTCGAATATGATGCAAAAGATGTATTATATGTAAGAATTAACAAAAGAAGAAAAGTTCCAGTTACTATTTTATTCAGAGCATTAGGTTACTCTAAAGAAGATATTATCAAATTATTCTACCCAATTTTAAATATTAAAGTTAAAAACAACAAATTCTTAACAGAATTTAATCCAGAAGATTTTACTGGAAGAGTTGAATTTGATATTAAAGATGAAAAAGGTAATTTAGTTTTAGCTGCTGGGAAAAGACTTACAGCTAGAAAAGCTAATGCTTTAGCTGAGGGTGGTTTAAAATTAGTTGAGTATCCAATTGAATTATTAATGGATAGATCAACAGCTAACACTATTTTTGATCCTGAATCAGGAGAAGTATTATTTGATGCTTTAACTAATCTTGATGAAATCAAACTTAAAAAATTACTTGACTTAGGTTTCGATAATTTTGATATTGCAAATGATTTAGCAACAGGTGTTGATAATTCTATTATTAATGCATTTAAACAAGATGCTGAATCTTTAAAATTATTAAAACAAACTGAGCAAATTGATGATGAAAATGATTTATCAGCAATCAGAATTTATAAAGTAATGAGACCAGGTGAGCCTGTAACTAAAGAAGCTGCTAAAGAATTTGTTAAGAAATTATTCTTCGATCCAGAAAGATATGACTTAACTAAAGTTGGTAGAATGAAAATGAATCACAAGTTAGGTGTAAATGTACCTGAGTACGTTACTACATTAACTTATGAAGATGTTATTAAAACTGTTCAATACTTAGTTAAAGTTAAGTCTGGTCACGGTCATATTGATGATAGAGATCACTTAGGTAACAGAAGAATTAGAGCAATTGGTGAATTATTAGCTAATGAATTACATTCTGGTTTAATCAAAATGCAAAAAGCTATTAGAGATAAAATGACTACATTATCTGGTACATTAGAAGATATTATGCCACATGATTTAGTAAACTCTAAAATGATTACGTCAACTATTACTGAATTCTTTACATCTGGGCAGTTATCACAATTTATGGATCAAACTAACCCATTATCAGAAGTTACTCATAAAAGAAGACTTTCTGCACTTGGTGAAGGTGGTCTTGTTAAAGAAAGAGCCGGATTCGAAGTAAGAGATGTTCATGCAACTCACTATGGTAGAATTTGTCCAGTTGAAACTCCAGAGGGTCAAAATATTGGTCTTATTAATACATTATCTACTTTCTCTAAAGTAAATGATTTAGGATTTATTGAAGCTCCTTACAAAACTGTTAAAGATGGTATTGTAACTGATGAAATTAAATACTATACAGCTACTCAAGAAGAGGGTTTAATTATTGCTCCTGGTTCAACTAAAGTTGACGATAATGGTAAAATTATTGAAAATCTAATTGAAGCTAGACAAGATGGTGAAATTTATTTAGTTGAAAAAGCTAAAGTTGATTTAATTGATATCTCTTCTCAAATGGTTATGGGTGTTGCTGCATCTTTAATTCCATTCTTAGAGCATGATGATGCCAACAGAGCCCTAATGGGATCAAATATGATGAGACAAGCTGTTCCATTATTAAAGCCTAATGCTCCTGTAGTTGGAACTGGTTTAGAAAAAACAGTTGCAAGAGATGCATGGGAAGCTATTAAAGCTAAAAGAGGCGGAGTTATTGAAAAAGCTGATGCTAAAAATATCTACGTTAGAGGTGAAGATGAAGACGGTGCTTTCATTGATCACTATACAGTTAATAAAAACGTAAGAACAAATAATAATACTTCATTTGGTCAAAGAATTGGTACTAAAGAAGGTGCAATCGTTGAAGCTGGTCAGGTAATTGCTGATGGTCCATCTATGGATAATGGTGAATTAGCTGTTGGTGTTAATGCTTGTGTTGCCTTCATGCCATGGAATGGATATAACTATGAAGATGCTATCGTTCTTTCTGAAAGATTAATTGAAGAAGACGCATTTACGTCTATTCATATTTATGAAAAAGAAGTTGAATGTAGAGAGTTAAAACATGGTAATGAAGAGATTACTAGAGATTTACCAGGTGTTAAAGAAGAGTCTATTACTCATCTTGATAGTTCAGGTATTATCAAAGTAGGAACTTACATTAAACCAGGAATGATTCTTGTTGGAAAAGTTACACCAAAAGGTGAAATTAAACCAACTCCTGAAGAAAGACTTTTAAGAGCAATCTTCGGTGAAAAAGCTGGTCACGTTATTAATAAATCATTAGTAACTCCTACTTCTATGGAAGGTACAGTTGTTGACGTTAAAGTATTCACTAAAAAAGGATACGAAAAAGACGAAAGAGCTGTTGCTGAAATTGAAGCAGAAAAAGCTGAACTTGATGTAAAACATCACGATAAATTACTAATGTTAGATAGAGAAGAAATCTTAAAAATTAATGATTTATTATCTAAATCTCCATTAGCTAAAGATGTTGAAGTAGAAGAAGTGACTTACAAAAGCGGTGAAAATATTCCTGTTGATGTATTAGCAAGTGTTAATAGATTTGCTATGAAAAAAGTTGTAGCTTCATTTGATAAAGAAATTGAGAAAAAATATAATGAAATTAAAGAATATTTCATTAAACAAAAAGCTCAATTAAGAGATGATCATGAAGAAAAACTTCAAGTATTAGAACACGATGATATCTTACCTTCTGGTGTAATTAAACAAGTTAAAGTTTATGTTGCAACTAAAAGAAAGATTAAAGTTGGGGATAAAATGGCAGGACGTCACGGAAACAAAGGTATTGTTTCTAACATCGTACCTCAAGTTGATATGCCTTACTTAGAAGATGGTTCAACAGTTGACGTTATTCTTAACCCACTAGGGGTACCATCAAGAATGAATATCGGTCAGATTCTAGAAGTTCACTTAGGTCTAGTTGGTAAAAAACTTGGAGCTCAAATTCAAGATTTATTTGAAGCTAAGAAAAGTGACTTTATCAAAGAATTAAGAGCTAAAATGAGTGAAATTGCATCTGTTGCTAAATTAATGGGTGGAAAAGAATTCATGGATTCTTTATCTGATGAAGATTTAATTGCTTATGGTCAAGATTGGACTAAAGGTGTTAGATTTGCAACTCAAGTATTCGATGGTGTTAAAGAAGATGAATTCGTTAAATTATTTGAATTAGCTAAAATTGATTCAGATGGTAAAACTCAACTTACTGATGGTAAGACGGGTGAAAAAATGAAGGAAAGAGTAAATGTAGGTTACATGTATATGCTTAAACTTCATCACTTAGTTGATGAAAAAGTGCATGCTAGATCTACTGGACCTTACTCACTTGTAACACAACAGCCAGTTGGTGGTAAAGCATTATTTGGTGGACAAAGATTTGGGGAAATGGAAGTATGGGCTCTTGAAGCTTATGGTGCTACTAATGTTCTTAAAGAAATGTTAACAACTAAATCTGATGACGTTGAAGGTAGAACTAGAGCTTATAGAGCTATCGCAAACGGTGAAAATGTGCCAAGTTCAGGTGTTCCTGAAACATTCTTCGTATTAACAAAAGAGCTTAAAGCTCTTGGACTAGACGTAGAGATTTTTGAAGAGGTAGAAAACAATGAGTAA
- the rplL gene encoding 50S ribosomal protein L7/L12 encodes MAISKEDVLEYISNLSVLELSELVKEFEEKFGVSAQPVAVAGAAGGAVEAAEEQTEFNVVLKDAGAKKINVIKVIRALTGLGLKEAKGMAEEAGAVVKEGISKDDAEAAKADLEGAGATVELV; translated from the coding sequence ATGGCAATTTCTAAAGAAGACGTATTAGAATACATCTCTAACTTATCTGTATTAGAGCTTTCTGAATTAGTAAAAGAATTCGAAGAAAAATTTGGAGTATCTGCACAGCCTGTTGCTGTAGCTGGTGCTGCTGGTGGAGCTGTTGAAGCTGCTGAAGAGCAAACAGAATTCAACGTAGTATTAAAAGATGCTGGTGCTAAGAAAATTAACGTAATTAAAGTAATTAGAGCGTTAACAGGTCTTGGATTAAAAGAAGCTAAAGGTATGGCTGAAGAAGCTGGAGCTGTTGTTAAAGAAGGAATTTCTAAAGACGACGCTGAAGCTGCAAAAGCTGACTTAGAAGGTGCTGGAGCAACTGTAGAATTAGTATAA
- the rplJ gene encoding 50S ribosomal protein L10 encodes MTKQQKSEVVDFLTGEFKESQAIVVCDYKGLTHKELETLRNDARENGAKVQVAKNTLVTVAVRNAELGDIELSGTNIFLWSDDQISACKVADKFAMANKDKFEIKSGIIEGEISDIARVNAFAKLPSREELLGMLAATWMAPVQNFTIGLDALSKKKEEEAA; translated from the coding sequence ATGACTAAACAACAAAAATCTGAAGTAGTTGATTTTTTAACAGGTGAATTCAAAGAGTCTCAAGCTATCGTAGTTTGTGATTATAAAGGACTTACTCATAAAGAATTAGAAACTTTAAGAAACGATGCTAGAGAAAATGGTGCCAAAGTTCAAGTTGCTAAAAACACATTAGTTACAGTTGCTGTAAGAAATGCTGAATTAGGTGATATTGAATTATCTGGAACTAATATTTTCTTATGGTCTGATGATCAAATTTCTGCTTGTAAAGTTGCTGATAAATTCGCAATGGCAAACAAAGATAAATTTGAAATCAAATCAGGTATCATCGAAGGTGAAATTTCTGATATTGCTAGAGTTAATGCGTTCGCTAAATTACCATCTAGAGAAGAACTTCTTGGTATGCTTGCTGCTACATGGATGGCTCCAGTTCAAAACTTTACAATTGGACTTGATGCACTTAGCAAGAAAAAAGAAGAAGAGGCAGCTTAA
- the rplA gene encoding 50S ribosomal protein L1 — protein MAKISKRYKALSEKIEERDYSFAEACSLVKNLASAKFDESVEVSLNLNVDPRHADQMIRGAVVLPNGTGKTVRVAVFAKGAKVDEAKAAGADIVGNDDLVEAVQGGEINFDVLIATPDCMGLVGKLGRILGPKGLMPNPKTGTVTMDVTKAVNDAKGGQVAYRVDKKGNMQAAVGKVSFSEEAIKENIESFIAAINKAKPSSAKGRYIANAAFSLTMSPSVNVDTSELMDIK, from the coding sequence ATGGCAAAAATTTCAAAAAGATATAAAGCTTTATCAGAAAAAATTGAAGAAAGAGATTACTCTTTCGCTGAAGCTTGTAGTTTAGTTAAAAACTTAGCATCTGCTAAATTCGACGAGTCAGTTGAAGTTTCTTTAAACTTAAACGTTGACCCAAGACATGCAGATCAAATGATTAGAGGTGCAGTTGTACTTCCAAACGGAACTGGTAAAACTGTAAGAGTTGCAGTTTTCGCTAAAGGTGCTAAAGTTGATGAAGCTAAAGCAGCTGGTGCAGATATCGTTGGAAATGATGATTTAGTTGAAGCTGTTCAAGGTGGAGAAATCAACTTTGACGTATTAATTGCAACTCCTGATTGTATGGGATTAGTTGGTAAACTAGGTAGAATCTTAGGACCAAAAGGTTTAATGCCTAACCCTAAAACTGGTACTGTAACTATGGACGTAACTAAAGCTGTTAATGATGCTAAAGGTGGTCAAGTTGCATATAGAGTTGATAAAAAAGGTAACATGCAAGCTGCAGTTGGTAAAGTGTCATTCTCTGAAGAAGCGATTAAAGAAAATATAGAATCTTTCATTGCTGCTATTAATAAAGCGAAGCCTTCATCTGCTAAAGGTAGATATATCGCTAACGCTGCATTCTCATTAACTATGTCACCATCTGTTAATGTTGATACATCAGAATTAATGGACATTAAATAA